AAATTTAGACCAGATGATCTTTTAAAAATATACCTCGATAAAAGATATGTTATCATTGAAACTATTAATAATTGAGGCAAAGAAATCGAGAACATAACAGCACTTTTGTAATCTATACTCTCTATATATCTCATAACCACAATCAATATGTGAAAGACAGGCATCCGTGAGTATTGTACTTTTGATGACGCGTACATTCCGAAGTATTGGGACTGGGAATAGGGAATTCTCCCAGTTCTTACAATATCATTATTGAATTTCATATGGAACCATGGATCTACCCCAGTAACAAGAGGAAACAGATAATATTGAGAGATAACAAACGTAAAAATAACTAACAATAAAAACAAAAATGTTACTAACTTAGTTCCTGTATCTAAGTTACAATTTAAATTTAGAGATAATATAGCCAAGGACGTTAGGATAATACTAGCAGATATGTAAAACACGGATGGTCTAGTATACGGATCTCTTCTATCATATAAAACAAAAATACTTCCTAAATATATGACAATTAGAGCAAGTATCAGCATTTTAATCTGAATTTTACTCCAATTACTATCCCGGCATGATTGAGCAACAATTAAGTTGACCATAACTTAACCCTCACAAGCTTTTAAGGGCAATATTAAAAAGTTTCTCATACTCCCTCGCAACCTTCTCCCAGTTGTACTGCCTCTTTATCCTCTTAATCTGAGTCTTCTTTATAAGTCTTAAGTCGAACTCTCCCCTCTCAAGCATCTCTATTTTGTTGGCTAAATCTTCAGCATCTTTAAAGTATATCCCTCCTTCCTGCAGGACTTCCTTATTAAAAGGTACGTCATAAGCTAATACAGGCCTCTTAAACAGCATTTGCTCAAGCAAGGAGGGATTTGTCCCTCCAACTTCATAGGCGTGGATGTAGGCGAAGCAGTTCTTCCTCAAAACTCCCAAAACTTTCTTGTCGTAAATCGGATCAAGCAATAGTATGTTCTCGTTGTCTTTGGCTAAGTTGAAAAGGTACTTGCTGTATGGATCTTTCTCGTTGAAGTTTCCAACGATGACAAGCTTCTTTGTTGAGTTAGCTTTTTTAAATCCTTCAATCTCCATGTGAATGTTGTTCTCCGCAACTATCCTCGCTACCGTGAGATAATAGCCCAAAGGTTCGAGATTAAACCTACTAAGTATCTCTTTTTCTTCTTCTACCGAGAATTCTGAAGAAATTAGCTCCCTTGCCCCATAGGTAATGTAGACGACCCTTCTGGGTTTGTGTCTCTTTTCTAAGTGCTCTTTAATCCCAAGAGAATCGGCAACCACTATATCGGGAAGTTTGCATGAAAGGTATTCCATAAAATACATATAAATTATGGTAGCAAAGTATATTGGAAACAAATAAAACGGCACAAAATAACTCCTCTTTATTAGTCTCCTCCACTCAACCCCGTCAGGGTTTATAAGAACTTTCTTCCCTCTAAGCCTTGCCAATATCGCTGCCAGGGAACTGTCCGGCCCAAGAAAGTAAAAAAGCTCAATATCTTTCTCATGGTTTGCGAGCATGTATGCTGTATTGGTAAAGTCGTTTATTGAAGGGATACTTGTGCTCTTGCTCTCAATTGCGGGTGAGTGGACTCTTATTATTCTATTGTATTCATCTTCAAAAAACTTGGTGTCTTCGTGCATAACATAAAACTTAAAAGCATCCTTTAATCTTGACGTAAGCTCCTCTACAAACGTTTCTGTCCCCCCATATTTCGAGGGAATCCCGCGCAGTCCAATGATCGCTATTCTAGGTTTTTCCAATTCCACCACCTACTGATTGGCACTCTTTTCCCTGATTACTTCATTCCCTCTCTTATTATCCTTTTCATTTCACTCATACTCTTAAACATGTAACCAAGCACAAATCCCACAGCTATAAACTGAACCCCTCCAAGCACAAGGATAGCAACAACTATTGCAAGTAGATCATGAGAAACATGATGGAACCATTCATAAACTACATACACTCCAGTAATCAACCCTAGTAGCAAGAATAGCCCACCTAGGAAATACAAGTACTTCGCTGGATTGTACCTAACGAGGAGCTCGATTATGGCTTTTCCGATCCTCCAGCCGTCCTTAATCGGATGCAGATTGGCCTTTCCTTTCCTCTTGTAATAGTTTATCGGAACCTCAGCGATCCTAAAACCCTTTGCAACCGTCTCAACGGTGAGCTCTGTCTCAACTTCAAAGCCGTGCTTCTTCAGCTCAACGCTCTTGTACAATTCCTTTGTGAATGCCCTATAACCGCTCAGCATGTCATAAACCGGAACGCCGTACAGAAACCTAAACAAAGCATTGAATATCTTGTTTCCTATCAAGTTTAGTCTGGTAAATGCTCCATCTTCAAAGTTTTCTAGCCTATTTCCAATGACATGCTCCGCAATTCCCCTCCTTATTGGTTCAAGCATCTTTTCAACATCCTTAGGATCGTAAGTCCCATCTCCATCTATTAGAACAACGACTTCACTGTCTATGAGCTTGAAGGCTTCGGCAACGGCTTGGCCCTTTCCCTTTCCCGTTTGAAGAACCACTTTTGCACCCTTTTCTTTTGCGATCTCCCTAGTCCTATCCGTGCTGTGCCCATCGATGACGAGAATATTGTTATACCCGAGCTTCTTAAACTCCTCTATGACCCAGCCTATTCCCTCTTCCTCGTTCTTCGTGGGAATGAGGATCGTAACATCCTCGGGAGTAATGTTCCTCTCCATGAAGTGCCCTCCCTATTGTAAGCTAAAATTACCTCCAGTTATACTACTCTCTGTAGGTTATCTTAAAATCCCTCTTTTAAAAGTTTCTCGTTAAATCAAACTGGAGATTTCTGTAGAATAAATTAAAACCTTCTGTGATAAAGTCAACTAAACCTTTTTATCCCTTTCCCTTCAACCTATGACAAATGAGGATCCTGATGATAGGACACTATCCCCCCCACAGGGGAGGCGTCGCAAGGCACGTCAAGGATCTGGTAGACTACCTCTCCAGGGAGCACGAAGTCCACGTAATAACCTACGGAACTGTAAAGGGTAAAGGGGAAAACGTCAGCTACGTTAAGGTACCCAACATCTTCGGGCTAAGGGGGACTTCCTTCACTCTCTTAGCATCTAAGCTAGGGGTAAAGCTACACAAAAAACTTAACTTCGATCTGATCCACGCCCACTACGTGGGTACAACGAGCTACGCTGGCGTCCTAATAAAGGAAAGAACTGGTTTACCTTTGGTTGTGACAGCTCACGGGAGCGACCTTGACTTCACCTCAAAGCTACCCCTCGGTAGCTACTACGTTAAAAAATCTCTCATTAAAGCTAATGCAGTAATAGCCGTGAGCCACTACTTAGGAGTTAAAGCTAAAATGCTAGGTGCTGAAAACGTCAAGGTAATTCCGAACTGGGTTACCAAAACTGGGAAATCAAGGGGGGAATACATAGCGTTCATAGGTAGGTTAACCGAGTACAAGGGGGTTGAGGATTTCATAGAGCTTGCTAAGTTATTCC
This Pyrococcus horikoshii OT3 DNA region includes the following protein-coding sequences:
- a CDS encoding DUF1972 domain-containing protein → MELEKPRIAIIGLRGIPSKYGGTETFVEELTSRLKDAFKFYVMHEDTKFFEDEYNRIIRVHSPAIESKSTSIPSINDFTNTAYMLANHEKDIELFYFLGPDSSLAAILARLRGKKVLINPDGVEWRRLIKRSYFVPFYLFPIYFATIIYMYFMEYLSCKLPDIVVADSLGIKEHLEKRHKPRRVVYITYGARELISSEFSVEEEKEILSRFNLEPLGYYLTVARIVAENNIHMEIEGFKKANSTKKLVIVGNFNEKDPYSKYLFNLAKDNENILLLDPIYDKKVLGVLRKNCFAYIHAYEVGGTNPSLLEQMLFKRPVLAYDVPFNKEVLQEGGIYFKDAEDLANKIEMLERGEFDLRLIKKTQIKRIKRQYNWEKVAREYEKLFNIALKSL
- the aglJ gene encoding S-layer glycoprotein N-glycosyltransferase AglJ codes for the protein MERNITPEDVTILIPTKNEEEGIGWVIEEFKKLGYNNILVIDGHSTDRTREIAKEKGAKVVLQTGKGKGQAVAEAFKLIDSEVVVLIDGDGTYDPKDVEKMLEPIRRGIAEHVIGNRLENFEDGAFTRLNLIGNKIFNALFRFLYGVPVYDMLSGYRAFTKELYKSVELKKHGFEVETELTVETVAKGFRIAEVPINYYKRKGKANLHPIKDGWRIGKAIIELLVRYNPAKYLYFLGGLFLLLGLITGVYVVYEWFHHVSHDLLAIVVAILVLGGVQFIAVGFVLGYMFKSMSEMKRIIREGMK
- a CDS encoding glycosyltransferase family 4 protein: MRILMIGHYPPHRGGVARHVKDLVDYLSREHEVHVITYGTVKGKGENVSYVKVPNIFGLRGTSFTLLASKLGVKLHKKLNFDLIHAHYVGTTSYAGVLIKERTGLPLVVTAHGSDLDFTSKLPLGSYYVKKSLIKANAVIAVSHYLGVKAKMLGAENVKVIPNWVTKTGKSRGEYIAFIGRLTEYKGVEDFIELAKLFPQEKFVVAGEGPLLKKLMKESPKNVKFLGYKPSEDVLSKAKVLILPSKREGFGLVILEANSFKVPSLGRRVGGIREIIRDGKNGYTFSALDEAYEYLKELLNPKKGRKAGAISYRISRFYSMEESCKRILKVYEEVVG